One window of Mangrovibacterium diazotrophicum genomic DNA carries:
- a CDS encoding branched-chain amino acid aminotransferase — protein sequence MENLDWKNIGFGYRKTNFNIRCWYKNGEWGPLEVSDSEYLNLHMAATCLHYGQEAFEGLKAFMGKDGKVRVFRMEDNARRMQSSSEGILMAEVPTELFCEAVGLAVKKNMEFVPPHGSGASLYIRPLLIGTGPEIGVKPSGEYLFMVFVMPVGPYFPEGFKPTELVILRKYDRAAPQGTGKYKVGGNYAASLVAGKKAKAGHYSAVLYLDSREKKYIDECGPANFFAIKDDTYITPLSDSVLPSITNMSLMQLAEDMGLKVERRKVPVEELESFQEVGACGTAAVISPIKRIYDEDLDKEYLYGFDPGPWSTKLYQKLQGIQYGDEPDTHGWTTVIE from the coding sequence TGATTGGAAAAATATTGGTTTTGGTTATCGGAAAACCAATTTCAATATTCGCTGCTGGTATAAAAATGGAGAATGGGGACCACTTGAAGTAAGTGATTCGGAATACTTGAATTTACACATGGCTGCCACTTGTCTGCACTACGGACAGGAAGCATTTGAAGGCTTGAAAGCGTTCATGGGTAAAGACGGCAAGGTTCGTGTGTTCCGCATGGAAGATAATGCCCGTCGCATGCAATCGTCGAGCGAAGGAATATTGATGGCTGAAGTACCGACTGAGCTTTTTTGCGAAGCAGTAGGTTTGGCGGTGAAGAAAAATATGGAGTTTGTTCCCCCGCACGGTTCAGGAGCATCGTTATACATTCGCCCGCTGTTGATTGGTACAGGCCCTGAAATTGGCGTGAAACCATCAGGCGAATACCTGTTCATGGTTTTTGTAATGCCGGTAGGACCGTATTTCCCGGAAGGATTTAAACCGACCGAGCTGGTTATTTTGCGTAAATACGACCGCGCAGCACCGCAGGGAACCGGAAAATATAAAGTTGGCGGAAACTACGCTGCCAGTTTGGTGGCTGGTAAAAAAGCGAAAGCCGGTCATTATTCGGCTGTTCTTTACCTGGATTCACGCGAGAAAAAATACATCGATGAATGTGGTCCGGCAAACTTCTTTGCCATCAAGGACGATACCTACATTACACCACTTTCTGATTCTGTTTTGCCATCGATCACTAACATGAGTTTGATGCAGCTGGCTGAGGATATGGGCTTGAAAGTTGAGCGTCGCAAAGTGCCGGTAGAAGAGCTGGAAAGCTTCCAGGAGGTTGGTGCCTGCGGAACGGCAGCGGTAATTTCACCAATCAAGCGAATTTACGACGAAGATTTGGATAAAGAATATTTGTACGGATTTGATCCGGGACCATGGAGTACCAAGTTGTACCAAAAGTTACAAGGTATTCAGTACGGTGACGAGCCTGATACGCATGGTTGGACAACTGTTATTGAATAG
- a CDS encoding DUF6515 family protein, with the protein MKARKFLLIVALMIATVAVNAQSRNNGQNQKSAKQTTQQKQSSKNNSSSQRTVTVQSQPSSAKNVSRSQVSYRKSTPTVVAVRSQNQMNAQVIKKDNKEYYAQSGVYYRKYNDNYIKVAPPVGLNVQVLPQGSLKIVIGNRNYFYFEGVYYQSSGNGYIVETPPVGAIVYALPADYERVELDGQTYYEYNGVLYSRVSYQGERAYEVVGYLN; encoded by the coding sequence ATGAAAGCAAGAAAATTTTTGCTAATCGTAGCTCTGATGATTGCTACGGTAGCAGTAAATGCCCAAAGCCGCAACAACGGCCAAAATCAAAAAAGTGCAAAACAAACAACACAGCAAAAACAAAGCTCAAAGAACAACTCGAGCAGTCAACGCACAGTAACTGTGCAGTCGCAACCGTCATCAGCCAAGAACGTGAGCCGCTCGCAGGTGAGCTACCGCAAATCGACACCGACTGTGGTTGCTGTTCGCTCGCAAAACCAAATGAACGCGCAGGTTATTAAAAAAGATAACAAAGAATATTACGCACAATCAGGTGTGTACTACCGGAAATACAACGACAACTACATCAAAGTTGCTCCACCGGTTGGACTGAACGTTCAGGTTTTACCACAAGGATCGCTGAAAATTGTAATCGGTAACCGCAACTACTTCTACTTCGAAGGCGTGTACTACCAGTCGTCAGGTAACGGTTATATTGTTGAAACACCTCCGGTTGGGGCCATTGTTTATGCCCTTCCGGCCGACTACGAACGGGTTGAACTGGATGGTCAAACTTACTACGAATACAACGGCGTTTTATACAGCCGCGTGAGCTACCAGGGCGAACGGGCATACGAAGTTGTAGGGTATCTGAATTAA
- a CDS encoding DUF3857 domain-containing protein gives MIHLKLFFSAWLLALGLSLCANANDAELLYRLDEITVDGGKLVTKSTIRIQINNKAGEEYATVQIPYSKISKVSDVEVRLLAANGALVRKLNSSEIKKKSAVSDAAFFDDNMEVEFSLKHSRYPYIVEYSYERRESEFLFIDFWMPILSLDIPTRDAELSLTVPVGFQLRYGSQLVDDPVVSDNGKTINYRWKTHFDAYREKEVFSPPVFALVPWVKIIPNNFQYEIPGSSESWETFGNWEFSLLDGLDDLPDAEKLRISKLVEGVDDKLEKAKILYHDLQDRTHYVLVSIETGGWKPYPASYVAANRYGDCKALTNYMKAVFEYAGIECNYVDIFAGDRIRKLDREIPSPEFNHVILMVPMEKDSLWLDCTSKGPFGYVGTFIQNRDVFVVGDGKSYFARTPALQAEDVAELRTVHIGYPSPSTSTVQFDCTFKGTQFERLRSLDESFNTDDRTRIFRNYFVADGFELQDYSIEREDRDSAFVAVKYQATTNRFYQNYGAETVVKNLPFLFPKLQKPGQRQLPLQVDYPDFERDTLVYELPTHLSVEGRTEDVALDTKYGRYSFRMEVGDREVRVIKELEIYPGTYSLAEYPGFYDFIDDVKTYESKPLLILNN, from the coding sequence ATGATCCATTTAAAACTCTTTTTCTCCGCGTGGCTGTTGGCTTTAGGCCTGTCGCTTTGTGCAAATGCCAATGACGCTGAATTGCTTTACCGGCTCGACGAGATCACCGTCGATGGCGGAAAACTGGTTACCAAATCAACTATTCGGATTCAAATCAACAACAAAGCGGGCGAGGAATATGCCACGGTTCAGATTCCCTATTCCAAAATCAGTAAAGTCAGTGATGTTGAGGTTCGGTTGTTGGCCGCAAACGGCGCTCTGGTTCGAAAGCTGAATTCCTCCGAGATCAAAAAGAAAAGCGCGGTATCGGATGCCGCTTTTTTCGACGACAATATGGAGGTCGAGTTCAGTCTGAAGCACAGTCGATACCCTTATATCGTCGAGTATTCCTATGAACGGCGCGAGTCTGAGTTCTTGTTCATCGATTTTTGGATGCCGATACTGTCGCTTGATATTCCAACACGGGATGCAGAACTTTCGCTCACTGTTCCCGTCGGTTTCCAGTTGCGGTATGGTTCGCAACTCGTTGATGACCCTGTTGTGTCGGATAATGGAAAAACCATCAACTACCGCTGGAAAACGCATTTTGATGCGTACCGGGAAAAAGAAGTCTTTTCGCCGCCGGTTTTCGCATTGGTGCCCTGGGTGAAAATCATCCCCAATAACTTTCAGTATGAAATTCCGGGTTCTTCCGAGTCGTGGGAAACATTCGGGAATTGGGAATTTAGCTTGTTGGACGGTTTGGATGATTTGCCGGATGCGGAAAAACTTCGAATTAGCAAATTAGTTGAAGGAGTTGATGACAAGCTGGAAAAGGCGAAAATCCTTTATCATGATCTTCAGGACAGAACCCATTATGTGTTGGTTTCCATTGAAACTGGTGGCTGGAAACCCTATCCGGCTAGTTACGTGGCAGCAAACCGATACGGTGATTGCAAGGCGCTGACCAATTATATGAAGGCGGTTTTCGAGTATGCCGGAATTGAATGCAACTATGTCGACATCTTTGCCGGCGACCGCATCCGAAAACTCGACCGTGAAATTCCCTCGCCGGAGTTTAATCACGTTATCCTGATGGTTCCAATGGAGAAGGACAGCCTTTGGCTCGACTGCACCAGTAAAGGGCCGTTTGGCTATGTCGGGACTTTCATTCAGAACCGTGATGTTTTCGTTGTTGGCGACGGTAAAAGTTACTTTGCACGGACTCCGGCCTTGCAGGCTGAAGATGTGGCCGAGTTGCGTACGGTGCATATTGGCTATCCGAGCCCGTCAACATCTACCGTTCAATTTGATTGCACTTTCAAGGGTACACAATTCGAACGACTCCGTTCACTTGACGAATCTTTCAATACAGATGACCGCACACGTATCTTTCGCAATTACTTTGTTGCGGATGGTTTCGAATTACAAGACTATTCCATTGAACGGGAAGACCGGGACTCGGCTTTCGTGGCTGTAAAATATCAGGCAACGACCAATCGGTTTTATCAGAATTACGGGGCGGAAACCGTAGTGAAAAACCTGCCTTTTTTGTTCCCAAAGTTGCAAAAACCGGGACAGCGACAATTGCCTTTACAGGTTGATTACCCCGATTTTGAACGAGACACCCTGGTGTACGAATTACCCACTCATCTTAGTGTTGAAGGACGGACGGAAGACGTTGCGCTGGATACAAAGTACGGGCGGTACAGTTTTCGGATGGAAGTCGGCGATCGGGAAGTTCGGGTGATCAAAGAACTGGAAATTTACCCGGGAACATACAGTCTGGCCGAATACCCGGGCTTTTACGACTTTATTGACGATGTGAAAACATATGAGTCGAAACCACTCTTGATACTAAATAACTAA